AAAATAGAGGGTATGTTAGATTCGCTGTTGGTGGAAAGCCCTGAAGACGAAGAAGTACAAGAGTTGAAGTCAACGTTTGATAGTTTGTTTGAGAAGAAAGATAGTGAAAGGGAGGATAACGATGATGCGGTAGATTTAGCGTCACACAAGATCAATTCGGTCTTGGACGATTTGAGAAATGATGAAAAGAATCACATCAATGAAGGAGAGAACGCTGGTTAGTAAATGTTATTGTCGGGCCCTGTTATTGTCTGTGTTATTTAGTTAAATTATTTTGAAATCCATTAATAATTGTGGGAACGTTTTCGTAGGGGATGGCATCGATGATGATCTTTCGGATGGGTCACCAATAATGAGCTTGTACAGGAAGTCGCTTGTCCGCCAAAACAAAAAAATAAGTAAAAGTAGGCTGAAAGCAGTAGGATCTTCAGTGATAGACTTCGATGACCAAGAAGGTGGGCTAACGATGTATATGAAATGAACACGGAAACACATTTGGCCGGTTCTTCAACCTGTAATTATtgacaatatttatttatttattttttattttgaatgTGCAGCTGATGTTCAAATGCAATCATTCGCAAATGATGGTGTTGAAGACCCTGATGAACAGATTGTAGATGGTGGAAAGTCGGTTGAGGTGCGGAGATCAGCACGACTTGAGAACTTAAAACATGTAAGGGAAACAGAAGAAATGTTTGTCACGCCAAAAAGGAGAAAGAGAAGTATGCAGATTGGTGGACAAGGCACGGAAAGTGACAAAGAAAGAGGTAGTTTGTTACATGTTATACCCTTTTTAAGAATACCTTTACTTAACTGTATGTTATGGAATGATATGACATTCCTTAACACACGTCAAAGGAGTTAACTATCATATAGTATAACCTGCCCTTGTGGTTGCAGCAGAGTGTACCGGAGAGCTGGAAACAGTTATGTCGCCGCGGGTAAGGAGGTCTCCCCGTCTGAATCTGTTGAAGGGTGCTTCGGAAACAAAAGCCAGCTTTGTGACCCCGAGTTGCCAGAAGTCGAAAACAAAGATTCTCCGTGGAGAAACGGATGGTGGTGACGAGTCAGgtaatgtataacatgtgttagtgaGTTAACCTGTATTACCGGCTAATATGGTTACGTTACTTAAACGCATGTAATGTTGATGTTATGTTATAGGGTTAATCAAGACGAAGAAACAGTTGGAAGAGATAGAACTGAGGGTTAGTGAACTTGGGATAAATACAACTGAAGTCGGGGAAGGTGATAAGAGTGTTAATGATGCTGGTAATTCAAGTCGCGAGGAATGTAGTGTTGGTGGGGACGAAAAAAATAAAGGCGCAGGAGGGGTGTATGAAAATGATGCCGAAGAAGTGCATAAACCGCTGGGTTTAATGCGTGCAATAATGCGTATTAAAGCAGGAGAAGTGCACGGGGCACATGGTAGTTCTCGTAAACCCCCTAATAATGACTGATTCTAAAAGTTTCTTTGTTACTTTGTTTTCTTTAACGTATGTCATCTTGTGTGCACAGATTACCGGGGTCCGGACTCGCAGTTTGTTACACGTGCTGAGCGTAGAGTGGAAACAGACAATAAAGTGGCTGCGAAGCCCAATGATGAACAGAACACTAATCTTAAAGCGGATGACGTCAAAAAGGATGAGATTTACGAAGCAAGGTTTGTTTGTGATCAAAGAATGGACAAAATGGTCGAGATGGAGGACAAGGATagtaaacatgatgaacagagtGGGAAGGAAGGTAACCTTCGGAaaccttaatttttttttttttttttgtttagcaAGGCTTAGCTATGTGATATCTcgaaaaatgtttatgcaattGCAGATCCTAAAAACGAGATTGAAGTTAAGAACGCACCGTCAGATGGAAGAAAGGAAGAGAGTGGTGGCATGGTTTTTTCAGCTGCGGACGGGGCTGTTGATGATAAGGACAAACACGGTGTGCCGGATGGCGAAGACAATGGGGCTGTTGATGAGACTGACCGTGTTTTAAACAGTAAGTATTTAATGTTTTCCTGGTAGTAAGTTGTGCATGCTTTGTAACAGCATTGTGTTATGCAGGTGCAGAAGGTAAGACGGAGCATGATGGGATGCGTGCGACTATTATAAACATGCAAGGGTGCACTAGCGCGGTGGTTGATTCAATAGTTTCGGGCGACGGGAGTGAGATGGCACATGATGTCGATGCAAAAGGGAAAGCGGCTGAAGAGGTCCCTTTTGCAGAGAATGACGGTAAGGGCTTTCATGCTCCAACATGTGTTAAAAATGGTTTCCCCTGTCTATCATTTACTGAGTTAACACATGTTAGGTGTTCATACAGACAATGGGCCTGAGCCCGGTTTTGATGAACGAAATTTAGATGGCCCGAATTGGAGCCTTGGGATGACACAAATTGGGGCTCAAGTGGACGTGTCACACGAAATTGGTAAGATATAGCATTAAGCGAAATTAGTATGGATGGGTTAGTATGAGTCATGTGTAATATACTTATTTGCATTAAACGTGCAGGTTGCACAAGTGGGAAGATGGAGGACATCCCCCGGACAGAAACCAAACCTGTTGGTGAGCTAAAACACCATCATTTATCGCATCGAATGTGTTGTAGTTGTTTACGCGTTACatcatatatttattttttatgtgTTAGGCGATGTGGAGGCTACCGCAGACTTGAGCATGGTTATAATGGTAGACCCAGTTAGCTCCTATGACCCGGCCATTGCAATCCACAAGGGTCAAACTGGGCTGGGATCTTGTGGTAGTGATATGTATGAGGTGGAGGACAATATTCCGCTTGCTAACCGTGTGCGCATGTTGGCTGAGTTGGGGGCACAAAAAAGGAAACTCCCCTTCCGAGAGAAGGTGGTAGCGGAGCCAAACAGATCACCTTACTATATAAGGACTGTTGACATGGGCCAACCAATTACAAAGAAGGAGACAAATCTGTGGGACTACATACACGCCGATGAAAGCCCAATGCACCTTTTAAGTGGATTTTGTCGTAGGAAGCGGGCAATGGAGGCAAACATGTAAGTAGAATTGCAAAAGTTGTTTTTTGTTTTATAGGAATATTGTAAACGATAAACAACGATTCACACACTGGATAAttggtttatttttttatttaaacgcAGGAGGGAACAGGGTTCTTCGTCAGTGGCTGATGTAGATAGTCCGATACATATGTCTGTGTAAGTAAGGGCGTAACCGTATGAATTATTAGAAAAACAATAAATTACATATGTTAACATGTTCAAATTTATTTTTGTGGTTTGTACACCTGACTTCAGGGAGTTGCTGTTCAGAAGCCCTACCCACGTACAAGCATCTCGGTCTATGTTCAAGAGTTTAAATGTTGGCAATGAGGTCTCGGATGGCATTATTGACTGTTGGGCGGAGGTGCTGAACTTCCAGGAGAAAAGAAAATCACGGGGGGCTTACAGTAGACAATTTTTTGGGACTAAAGTTGTGGTAAGTGCCATGTATATATAAATTACAGTTTGTCCTATTGGTGACCTTATTAATTTCTCTGTTATGCTTGAAGTTTCCATGGATGCTGACAACTGACGAAGGCGGGGTAGAGGCGCGGATGCACAAGTTTCGGCTTGGGATAAAGGGTGCGGTCAACAGAGTTGATTGCGTTCCTGATTTCCGAAATGAAGACATTGTTTTCTTCCCTATATTGGAGCACAAACACTTTTACTTGGTAGTGTTTGAGTTACGCGACCCCGGGATTTATGTCATTGATAATGACAAAGCCCGTCAAGGTCAGTTGATAGAAGACAGCGTCTACTACCTACACAAGGACACAGCGTATAAGATTGTAAGTAACAAAactgaaaattgatttaaaaataaGTGTGATAACACTGGCAAGactgttaggttttttttttttttttttttttaggattaCTAACTATGTCTTGTGTATGCGTATGCAGAAAGATATGTTTGTGCAATATCTGCGGGAGGTTGGGAATCCACGAGCCGATGACATAGAGTACTGCAACATCCAGCGTATGCCGGTTCCTTGGGCAACAACCGCAAACACAACTGATTGTGGGATCTTCTTGATGCGGCACATGGAGTGCTATATGGGGAAAAACCAAAGTTTTAACTGTGGGTTCAGCACGAGTGGGGCGAGGAAGATGGCGGAGGTGAGAAAGTTGAGAAAGAGGTATGCGGCGCACATATTATGTTCGGAGGTGAATGTGCTGCTGCCAAAAATCAAGGAAGAATGCCGAATAGAGTAACATGTGTTATGGTGGCTAACACATGTTATTGTAGAACAATTATGCCTTAATTTCGCCGGATATGTTTTTTGGAAACATGTAATGAACTTTGATGGATTTGGGGATTTTGCTTCAAACGTAATGCGGGGGTAGGTGTTTTGTTGGGTATGGCATCGTCAGGATGTCTTTTTGTGGATGaactatatatattaaatatgatgTTTAGTTAGTCGGTAATTATAAACTCTAGAAAATATTGATGTGTTGTTAAATGGCGTATAATAGTATTAACCAAGTTTATTGACATAGTTTATAATGTTATATTAGAAATTGTGAAATTGTTTTGTAACactaaagaaaaacaaaaaaacgcTCTTTCCAAGGGGAACAGGCTTTCTAAATAGGTAGTACAAATATGGGGAACACTAGAGAGTTGTTGGCAGAATAGTACAAAGCATGAGGGTTGGGGTCTATAAAAGCAACTTTATTGGGAAAAAATGAATATTTGCTTTTTTATCAGCTTTTGGTCACATCAAAAAAGGTCAAGTCAAGAAGACTATATGAAATGTAGACAGGGAACTCCTCTATAAGTATTGGAGGGAAGAACCCACCTAATATTCTGTAATACTTCACAATCCTACTACACCAATTCAGTTATCCATATTTTGTAAGATGTCCCAAAAGAGCGTTAATGAGATGGACCCGTGTGATGGTAAGGATACGGCTAGCCAACCAAGCATGGAGAAGGTCAAACAAAAAGGGAAAGAAGCATGTGAGGGCCGGTGCATGGAGGTTAACGAAAGAAAAGGGTCTCACAAAAATGGAGAGGACTGGAAAACTGGAGTAACTTCAAGTGAGGATGCTTCAGAAAGCGGAACGAAAAACGTCACTGATGTATCTGGTGTGTCGCGAGATCAACCAGGCCGAAGGCAGCACATTGTTCCAGATGATGAAAAGATGAAGGGGCTACCAGATGAGTTGGTTAGGTTGCTGACGGATCCAGACCATGAAATGTGTGGCTGCCCGTTGTGTCCATACTCACCGGAAACAATCCAGTCCTGGTGTTACCATGACCCATGGGAGGGTGAGCGCAGCCCGTCTCCAGTGTACTTTCATGATGAGGAATTCCCCACACCATGATTAAAAGCTTGTTACTAGTGGAGGATACCCATGGGTAGTTGGTATGGTGAAAGTGTTTGAAAATGTGTTAACCTGATGACGTTATGTTGAAACAAAACGACATACAAATGTCGTCTTGTTGgtgttttattatgtttttatttctttttatgtAACCTAGTGGTAGAATGTTTGTTTAAGTTGCTTGAAGTCTACTTCTATAACCTGACGTGGTTTAGTATATATGTTGTTTGTTATGTGGTTAACACATAGTGTTTTGAATCTTTCCATGTTGAAGATCCAAACCATTAGGTAAACTAACACATGTTAACCAAATAGTGTTTTGAaagtaacatgtgttaagcaagTTTTTTACAACTTTCAAAATGTAAGCTAACATGTGTTAAGCAAGTGTATCTGTTCCAGATTGAGTGTTTAGCAAGGATTGCTTTGATGCTTTGAAGTTCACAGACCCAATCTGTTTATTTATTCCATATGTGTGgttaacaaaagattgttttgaTCCTTTTGAGATAAAAAGATCAAATCATTGTGGGTAAGTAACATGTGTTATGCATCTGTTtctgtttagttttttttttatccaatctgtttttttttttactacaGCTGTATAgttaacaaaagattgttttgaTCATTTGAAGTTAAAGAGAGCAAATGAAACACAGAAAAACAGATATCAAAATGCAGTTAAATGTTAAGATAAGCTGCTTCCGCTTAATATACCACAGCGGTCCACGAATGACCTTCGGGCCTAATACGACAAAAGTGGCCGAAGGCCATATAGTTTCTTACAATCCTAAATATGATTATTGGGACTCAAAAAGTTATACCTTCTTACACACGTAACAGATAATAGCAGGATGATGACAAAAGACTGTTACATGTGCGTAAGAAGGCCAAAATGAAGAGTCTCCCATTACATAGTACTACATAAAATGATTTTAATCAGATGATCAGTCGCCAGTGGCAGTCTGCCTTAGTTGTTCAGCAGCTGCCTTTGCTGCTTTCATTGCAGCCACCTTAAGGCAGTTGCGTGAGTTGTGGTCGTCGACATACAGACCACAACGCTTGCATAAGCGAAGCTGCTTTGGACGTTTTGGTGGTTTTGCTTTGGCCTTCTCACCGGGCCCAGAAATGCGAGTATGAGTACCACATCCTTTATTGCGTGCAACTTCTGGATTAGCAACTTCGACTGGAATGTTGATTGGTTGCCCAACTATTTCTTCCATTTGAGCctcatttgattcattttcagttG
This is a stretch of genomic DNA from Helianthus annuus cultivar XRQ/B chromosome 16, HanXRQr2.0-SUNRISE, whole genome shotgun sequence. It encodes these proteins:
- the LOC118488227 gene encoding uncharacterized protein LOC118488227: MTICTPAGDIKVNRKVINKLLGIPTGGQKFSSIGKLPILSEAITEWRARYPGPMVPPTKMVKMIDDSDGEDSFDFRMDFLMCFVAVLVDCHKQSCLREEILEYLDEEMDFATIDWCDLVVEKLRTCKDTWNRQDPQSFFVGPLAILMLLYVDSVECTGMEVDSAERLTILRQLIYVTKKNKVKIEGMLDSLLVESPEDEEVQELKSTFDSLFEKKDSEREDNDDAVDLASHKINSVLDDLRNDEKNHINEGENAGDGIDDDLSDGSPIMSLYRKSLVRQNKKISKSRLKAVGSSVIDFDDQEADVQMQSFANDGVEDPDEQIVDGGKSVEVRRSARLENLKHVRETEEMFVTPKRRKRSMQIGGQGTESDKERAECTGELETVMSPRVRRSPRLNLLKGASETKASFVTPSCQKSKTKILRGETDGGDESGLIKTKKQLEEIELRVSELGINTTEVGEGDKSVNDAGNSSREECSVGGDEKNKGAGGVYENDAEEVHKPLGLMRAIMRIKAGEVHGAHDYRGPDSQFVTRAERRVETDNKVAAKPNDEQNTNLKADDVKKDEIYEARFVCDQRMDKMVEMEDKDSKHDEQSGKEDPKNEIEVKNAPSDGRKEESGGMVFSAADGAVDDKDKHGVPDGEDNGAVDETDRVLNSAEGKTEHDGMRATIINMQGCTSAVVDSIVSGDGSEMAHDVDAKGKAAEEVPFAENDDNGPEPGFDERNLDGPNWSLGMTQIGAQVDVSHEIGCTSGKMEDIPRTETKPVGDVEATADLSMVIMVDPVSSYDPAIAIHKGQTGLGSCGSDMYEVEDNIPLANRVRMLAELGAQKRKLPFREKVVAEPNRSPYYIRTVDMGQPITKKETNLWDYIHADESPMHLLSGFCRRKRAMEANMREQGSSSVADVDSPIHMSVELLFRSPTHVQASRSMFKSLNVGNEVSDGIIDCWAEVLNFQEKRKSRGAYSRQFFGTKVVFPWMLTTDEGGVEARMHKFRLGIKGAVNRVDCVPDFRNEDIVFFPILEHKHFYLVVFELRDPGIYVIDNDKARQGQLIEDSVYYLHKDTAYKIKDMFVQYLREVGNPRADDIEYCNIQRMPVPWATTANTTDCGIFLMRHMECYMGKNQSFNCGFSTSGARKMAEVRKLRKRYAAHILCSEVNVLLPKIKEECRIE